The genomic interval GAGTCTCGATGCGGGAGGCGTCCACACCTTTGCCTACCAGGTAGGTCTTCACCGAGTCGGCGCGAGCTTGCGACAGCTTCACGTTGTTCTCGCGGTCGCCATCGCCATCCGTGTGCCCGGTGATGCGTACCCGGAGCTTCTTGTACTCGAGCAGCACCTTGGCGGCG from Polyangiaceae bacterium carries:
- a CDS encoding OmpA family protein gives rise to the protein AAKVLLEYKKLRVRITGHTDGDGDRENNVKLSQARADSVKTYLVGKGVDASRIETRGAGPDEPVADNDTPAGKQKNRRIELQLIQ